GCCAATCGCGGATCAGTTGCCATGGCCATGGAGGCTTGCTGGCGCAGAATCTTTACCGCCAGCCGACATTCGCCCACCAACTCGTCCTGGTTGCCGCCAATACCAACCAGGGCCGCCGTGGTTTTCTTGCACCGTTGCAACGCGTCCTCACCTTCGTAGTCCACCATGTTGGCGCGGAAATCACTCACCAGTTGGGTGGCAAATTCAGGCGTCTTGATGCCTTCCGTGCGCCGGGCTTTGCTGGTTTCGATCTTACGGATGGTCGCCTGCATGCCTGCGAGGGTTTCCGCCAGGGTCGGCTGCGCCTGCTTTTGCGTTTCCAGGTATTGATCCAGGCTGCTCCCGAACGCAACGTACTCCTCAATCCGCCCGCGAATATGCCGCACAAAGGCGATCACTTCGTCGAGCGTTCTGAGAAGTTCCTCGCGTTTTTCCTTTTGCTCTTTCTTGCCGTAGATGTTGTCCAGGATCGTCCGGGAAGCGCAGGTGGGACGGCCCTGATAGGTTTTCTTCTGACCTTCAATATCGAGCACATATTCGCACGGGCCGATGCCCAGGGTCGCGCGCATGATGTCCACAATGGTGAACTCGGTGAGGGGTGTTGAGTCCAGGCGCGTGATGGGATACACGAGGGCGGGTCCCTCAAACCGGACCACTTTGGCGAGCGGTTGCAGGTAGCCTTCGCCGTCTTTATCCACCCAGCAAGGATAGTGGAAAGATCCCAGCACCGTGGTCCAGCGTTTGCGATTGTCTTTGAGCCAATCCACATTGCCGAATGACTCCGGCTGCCCGTACCAGCCGTGTTTGATATACTCACCGCTGGGCTTTTGGGTCAGCATTTCCCAGCTATCAATGAGCTGGTCATCCCGCTGCCAATCCACCCGCCAATGCGCGGCGTAGGGCGCTTTCCAATTCAGATGCAGGATCTGGTTGGTTTCGCTGCTGGCAATGTCCCGCATGTGCCAGATGCCGGGCGCACTGAGAATCGCGACGCTGACTTTCCCATCCTTGCCGTAACGAATGTCCGATCCGGTGATCATCCGCGAAGCGCCTTCGCCCGACATGGAAATCCGGCAGTCTTCCTGCCCAGGATACCACACCGCCATGACAATGGCGTTCCCTTGCCCCACCATGTGGAGCAGGAAATTTTCGCTGGGCAGCTCGGTCTCCGCCACCTTGATCCGCGTGGCATCCACCACCATGTCGTCCGCAAAGAAATCCGGCAGCACCGCGAAACGGCACGGTGCCAGTACGCGCAGCCCAGCCACCACAGAACGAGGTTGCGTCTGGATAAAAACCTGTCCCACTCTCAGCTCGTACCCGATCACCAGCGATTCCCCGTTGGCGCTTTTGAAAGTGGCATCGAGAGAAACCGTGCCGGGATTGTTTTCCACAATCTTGACCGCACTAAAAGACTGGGCCAGGGCATTCCCTGTGGCCACCAGTTCCGCCCGCAGAATGGCACCGGCAGTGGCCAACGAATACACCTCCGCTCCCCTGCCCTTTTTGCGCAGCACCAGGGCCAGCCGACCGTTGGAGACCACCACGTCGCCTTTGAATTTATGTTGGGTTTTGTCCTCCGGCAGTGCCGTCCATTGGTCACGCCGGGAAACCACCTCCGGCGTCAAAGGTGCCGAAGCTGCTTGGCCGGTGTCAAAGATCTGGACCACAGGCATGGCTTCTTCCGTCGCGGCAAAGAGCCCGGGGAGGAAGCAAAAGCAGGCGAGAATAATTATCGGGCGCCTCAGCAATGGGTTCATAAACATGTTTCTCCAATCAGTGTCTGGCGCCTTCGTGGCCGGCGGGATTGCGCAGCACGACCTGGGAACGCTGGCGAATTTCGCGGGCAATCTCCGCCATGCGCGGATCCGTCGCCATCAGCAAACCGGCTCGCTGCCGGAGCATTTTAATCACCCATCGTCCCTCGCCCACCAGTTCATCCTGGTTGCCGCCAACATCCACCCAGGCTTCAGTAAACTTTTTGCATTTGGCCAATGCATCATCGCCTTCATAATCCAAAACCGTCTGGCGAAAATCGGTGATCATGGCTGCCACGTGATCCGGCGTTTTAATATGATCCCGGCGGGCGGCCACCTTGGTGTCAATCAGCCGCGCGATGTTTTCCAATTCCTCCAACCGCCCGGACAAGTCCGGATGCGCCTGTTTTTGCGCGGCGAGGTAGGTCAGCATTTCATGGCCGAAAGAAACATAATTTTCAATGCGTCCCCGGATGTGCCGGACAAAGGTCATCAGCTCCACCAGGGTTCTTTCAATATCCGCGCGCCGCTGTTTCTGCTGCTGCTTGGCGTAAATCGGATTCAGCGTGTCCCGCACCGAGCAAGTCGCCCGCCCTTGGTATTGCGAGCGCTGCCCTTCCACATCCAACACATATTCGCAAGGGCCAACCCCCAGCGTGTTGCGGACGATATCCACAATGGTAAACGTATCCAGCGCCGTGGCCGGTGTGCGATTGATCGGATAGATGATGGCTGGGCCCTGGAACCGCAGCGCCTCGGACCGCAGCGGCTGCAGATACCCCTGCCCTTCCTTATCCACCCAGCAAGGGTATTTGAAACTGCCCAGCACCGTAGTCCAGCGTTTGCGATCAACCGGGAAGGTTTCCGGGCCGCCGTAAGGACCGTACCGCATGAAGCCGCCATCGCGTTTCTCCGTGAGCATTTCCCAGCTATCAGTCAGATTCTCCACCCGCCGCCAATCCGTCCGCCATTGCGCGGGAAACGGCGCTTTCCAATCCAGCCGAATGATTTTGTTGGTGTCCTCGCGTGAAATATTCTGGTGATGCCAAATCCCCGGCGCGGCCAGAACGGCCACCCAGATTTTGGCATCCTTGCCATAACGAAGCTCCGAAGCGCCAATCATCCGCTGTTCGCCTTCGCCCGCCAGGTTGATCCGGATATCCTCTTCACTGGTTTTCAATACGGTCATCACGATGGCATCCCCGCCCGGGAGCAGGTGCAGGAAGAAGTTATCACTGGGCAATTCTGCCTGTACTACGGACGGGGACACCGGCGAGGACGCCGGTGCTACAAGCGCATCGGTGGCATCCACTACGATGTCATCGGCAAAAAAATCCGGCATCACCGCAAAGCGGCAGGGGGCCTCCATCCGCAAACCCGTGGCTCCGCTGCGGGCCTCGGTGAGCACCACCGGTTGGCCGACTCTTAACTCGTAACGCACCGTCAGCGCCTTCCCATCGGTCGCCGTGAAAGCCGCCTCCACCGAGGCCACGCCTGGATTATTTTCCGTGATCTTGTATGAGGCCAGCGCGGCTCCTTGCGTGCCCGCCAAAGGTGCCAGCCGGCTGCGCATCACCGGCAGATCATTGCCCAGCGAATAAAGCTCCGCACCATTTGCGCCCTTGCGCAACACCAGCGCGATGCGATCATTCATGAACACTACATCGCCCTTGAACGGATGCGTCAGGTTATCCTCGGGCACTTCCACCCAGCCGGTTTTGGCTTTCAAGACTTCGCCGGGCAACGACTTAGCTTGCAGCTTGCCGGTGTCAAGGATGCGCACCCCAACCGTGGCCAGTTCCTCCCGGACCATTTGCTTGTGCGGCACGTAGTCGCCCTCATAAAGCCGGAACATATCGGCCTTGAACTGTGCGCGCGGTTGCGTGCAACTGATGTATGCGAACCAGCCCTGGTGAAAATCCTTCTTGACCGTGAAGGTGACATGAATTTCCTGCCAGGCACTGGTGAGTTTGATTTTTTCGAGCGCGGCGGCGCGATCATACGGCTGGGCATGACGCTCGATCTGGAGCGCCACTTCGACCGGCTCACTCACGCTCCGGGCAAACACGGCGAAGGTATAAGTTTTCCCCTGCTCACCGGCCGGCATGTTCTGGCCGAATTGCACGCCCCACTCCTCGACCGCGCCAAGGGTCAACAACGCGCTGTACCGGCCATCGGCGGCATCCTTGTCATCCAAGGCGAACTGGCACTCGGTCTTGCCCGCCTTATCCATTTGCCAGGAATCCCGCCCCAATTCAAAACTCGGATTGGCAAAGAAGTTCTTGGGCTGTGCTCCGAACACCGGGATCGCCAGCAATCCGGCGACGAAGACCACCATCGTCGAATGGAGAAGTGTTGTTTTCATTTGGTATTTAATATTTGTTCTGTCAGGCGTTGTATTTCCTGCGTTAGCGGGTCAGCGGGTGACGCATCATCCGTAACTCCCCTGCCCTCCTGTCTTAGCCGCCGGACCGCCATCCGGCAACGGGCGAGCGCACCATCCTGAATGGCGCCGATGGCGCGCAACTCCGCCCCCAACCGTTTGCAGTCAGCCACGGAATTCTCCTTGCCGATCAGCGCCGAAACCGCAGCCGCACATTGGCGGGCCTGTTCCGACGTCGCCACCGGCGCCCGGCCAGCGGCAATGAAGCGATCCAGATCATTGAGGATGGCAGGATACCCCGAAGCGTCGGCCCCGGTGCCCAGCCGTTTCCGTAACTGCCCGGCAAATTCCGCGTAACCCTCAATCCGGCCGCGCGCCTCCCCCACATGCCGCACCATGACCTCCAGCCGCTCCCGGATGTCATCCGCCACTTTCCGGTCCTTCTTCTGTTCAAATTGCTTCTCCACCCAGTTCATCACGCTATTCGGCGTGGGGTCCCCCTGCGCGGCCATGCCTTCGCAGGCCAGGATGTATTGGCAAGGCCCCACTCCCAGGGTGTTGCGCATGATATCCGTGGGGCATACGGTCGTGAGCGGAGTGGCCGCACTGCGATCAAGAGGATATATGAGGAACGGCTTCGCCGCCGCGCCTTGGAGTTGCGCCGGTCCCGGTTCGCGCTCCAGTTCCCAGGAATCGGACACGCCTTGGGCACTGATCCGGTTGCCGCGCCATTTGGCCGGGAACGGTGGCTTCCAATCCGGTTTGAGCGGCGGTTGCACCGTCTGCCAGATGCCGGGGGATTCCAGAAACGCGCACCAGATGCTTTTATCCTTAAGGCAACGAATGCGGTGAACGCTCGCGCCCCCCTGTCCGGACTTGCCCACCTTCGTAGAACCGGCGTCCCCACCTG
This genomic interval from Verrucomicrobiota bacterium contains the following:
- a CDS encoding carbohydrate binding domain-containing protein, with the protein product MKTTLLHSTMVVFVAGLLAIPVFGAQPKNFFANPSFELGRDSWQMDKAGKTECQFALDDKDAADGRYSALLTLGAVEEWGVQFGQNMPAGEQGKTYTFAVFARSVSEPVEVALQIERHAQPYDRAAALEKIKLTSAWQEIHVTFTVKKDFHQGWFAYISCTQPRAQFKADMFRLYEGDYVPHKQMVREELATVGVRILDTGKLQAKSLPGEVLKAKTGWVEVPEDNLTHPFKGDVVFMNDRIALVLRKGANGAELYSLGNDLPVMRSRLAPLAGTQGAALASYKITENNPGVASVEAAFTATDGKALTVRYELRVGQPVVLTEARSGATGLRMEAPCRFAVMPDFFADDIVVDATDALVAPASSPVSPSVVQAELPSDNFFLHLLPGGDAIVMTVLKTSEEDIRINLAGEGEQRMIGASELRYGKDAKIWVAVLAAPGIWHHQNISREDTNKIIRLDWKAPFPAQWRTDWRRVENLTDSWEMLTEKRDGGFMRYGPYGGPETFPVDRKRWTTVLGSFKYPCWVDKEGQGYLQPLRSEALRFQGPAIIYPINRTPATALDTFTIVDIVRNTLGVGPCEYVLDVEGQRSQYQGRATCSVRDTLNPIYAKQQQKQRRADIERTLVELMTFVRHIRGRIENYVSFGHEMLTYLAAQKQAHPDLSGRLEELENIARLIDTKVAARRDHIKTPDHVAAMITDFRQTVLDYEGDDALAKCKKFTEAWVDVGGNQDELVGEGRWVIKMLRQRAGLLMATDPRMAEIAREIRQRSQVVLRNPAGHEGARH